A region from the Triticum urartu cultivar G1812 chromosome 1, Tu2.1, whole genome shotgun sequence genome encodes:
- the LOC125530415 gene encoding iron-phytosiderophore transporter yellow stripe 1-like, with translation MTAFLFSCCFGGLLTLIPLRQVLVVDYKLTYPSGTATAVLINGFHTTQGDKNSKKQIRGFLKYFGGSFIWSFFQWFYTGGDACGFVQFPTFGLKAWKQTFFFDFSMTYVGAGMICPHIVNVSTLLGAILSYGILYPLISKNKGDWYPATVKESSMKSLYGYKAFICIALILGDGLYQFIKIISITFKGMYRQFSRKYISNRAKNMDNTVSLEDMQRDEVFKRGHLPAWMAYSGYAVLSVVAAITTPIMFRQVKWYYIVIAYVVAPMLGFANSYGTGLTDINMGYNYGKIGLFVFAGWAGRDNGVVAGLVTGTCVKQLVLISADLMHDFKTGYLTKTSPRSMMVAQAIGTVMGCILAPLTFMLFYKAFDIGNPDGYWKAPYALIYRNMAILGVEGFSVLPKYCLALSGGFFAFAALLSIARDVMPHRYSKYVPIPMAMAVPFLVGGSFAIDMCVGSLVVFVWNKINKKEAGFMVPAVASGLICGDGIWTFPSSILAIAKIKPPICMQFTPAP, from the exons ATGACGGCATTCCTCTTTTCTTGCTGCTTCGGTGGACTCCTCACCTTGATTCCCCTTAGACAG GTATTGGTCGTCGACTATAAATTAACTTACCCTAGTGGGACGGCAACTGCAGTTCTTATAAACGGCTTCCATACCACCCAGGGAGACAAGAATTCAAA GAAGCAAATACGTGGGTTTCTGAAATACTTTGGGGGTAGCTTCATATGGAGTTTCTTCCAGTGGTTCTACACCGGCGGCGATGCTTGTGGGTTTGTTCAGTTCCCTACTTTTGGTCTCAAGGCCTGGAAGCAGAC ATTTTTCTTTGACTTCAGCATGACATACGTCGGCGCTGGGATGATTTGCCCACATATAGTAAATGTTTCCACCCTCCTAGGTGCAATTCTTTCATATGGAATATTGTACCCACTCATCAGTAAAAACAAGGGTGATTGGTACCCTGCAACTGTAAAAGAGAGCAGCATGAAAAGTTTGTACGGCTACAAG GCCTTCATATGTATCGCTCTTATCTTGGGGGATGGACTCTACCAATTCATCAAAATTATTAGCATCACTTTTAAGGGCATGTATCGACAATTTAGCCGTAAGTATATCAGTAATAGAG CGAAAAATATGGACAATACGGTCTCACTCGAGGATATGCAGCGCGATGAGGTCTTCAAGAGAGGCCATCTCCCCGCTTGGATGGCATACTCTGGGTATGCCGTGTTAAGCGTCGTTGCAGCGATTACCACGCCAATAATGTTTCGACAAGTGAAATGGTACTACATAGTTATAGCCTATGTCGTAGCCCCCATGCTTGGATTCGCCAACTCTTACGGCACAGGGCTTACTGATATCAACATGGGGTATAACTATGGGAAGATTGGACTCTTCGTCTTTGCGGGTTGGGCTGGCAGGGACAATGGTGTCGTTGCAGGCCTTGTTACTGGTACATGTGTGAAGCAGTTGGTTCTTATATCTGCAGATCTGATGCATGACTTCAAGACGGGTTATCTAACAAAGACATCACCAAGATCCATGATGGTGGCACAGGCCATTGGTACGGTCATGGGCTGCATCCTTGCTCCCCTTACGTTCATGCTCTTCTACAAGGCATTTGATATTGGCAACCCAGATGGTTACTGGAAGGCGCCGTATGCATTGATATACCGTAATATGGCAATACTTGGCGTGGAGGGGTTCTCGGTGTTGCCGAAGTATTGTCTAGCACTCTCTGGTGGATTCTTCGCATTTGCAGCACTCCTCAGCATCGCAAGAGATGTCATGCCACACAGATATAGCAAGTATGTGCCCATACCCATGGCCATGGCAGTCCCATTCCTTGTCGGCGGGAGCTTCGCAATTGATATGTGCGTCGGAAGTTTGGTGGTTTTTGTCTGGAACAAGATAAACAAAAAGGAGGCTGGTTTCATGGTCCCTGCGGTTGCATCCGGTTTGATATGTGGGGATGGAATATGGACATTCCCTTCTTCCATACTTGCCATTGCCAAGATTAAACCACCAATTTGCATGCAGTTTACACCTGCACCCTAG